The sequence ATTAGAGAAGATTCTCTCCTATTTCGACATTGCCAAGAAAGAAGGTGCAGAAGTCTTACTCGGTGGCAAGCGCGCCAGCATCAACAGCGGCTTAGAAAAAGGCTATTACATTGAGCCAACCATTCTCAGAGGCAATAACAAAATGCGCGTCTTCCAAGAAGAAATCTTCGGTCCGGTTACCGCAGTAACAACCTTCCGCACAGTTGATGAAGCCATTGAAATTGCTAACGACACCATATATGGACTCGGTGCCGGTGTTTGGACACGCGACATGCACGAAGCCTACACTGTGCCGCGCGCCATTCAAGCCGGAAGAGTGTGGGTGAATTGCTACCATGCTTATCCTGCACATGCACCCTTCGGCGGCTACAAGAAGTCGGGCTTCGGTCGTGAAACGCATCTGATGATGCTCAATCACTATCGCCAAAACAAGAATATTCTTATCTCTTACAGCAAGAATAAACTCGGTTTCTTCTAATTGCGCTGAAGAATCGAGTATCTACGGAGCGGCGGGTTGCTATAGCCGCCGCTCACAATTTAATCGTGCGCAAAAGGAGATTGTGTTCTTTTAGTTGTTGTTCTTTGACATTACGGTCAGTATGCAGCAGCTGCAAACCTTACAAAGGACATTCAATAGTGTCATAAAGCATTTCAAACGCATTAAACAGGAGAATTAACTATGAATGCAGCGTATGTCTTTTCGCCCAACAAGAATATCTTCGGGCGCGGGGCTATTGCCGCACTTGCATCAGAAATCAAAGCAAGAGGCGCAAAGAAAGTGTTGATTGTGACTGATGAGTTCTTGGCTAAAACTGAACTCGCAGAGCGCATTAAGCAGTATGTGGTGAGCGGTGGTGCAACACCAGTGCTTTGGGGAAAGGTTCATCCCAATCCAACCGACCTCAATGTGGCGGAAGCAACGGACGTGTTTAAGAGCAACCAATGTGACCTAATTATTTCACTCGGTGGCGGCAGCTCTCATGACTGTGCCAAAGCAGTGGCAATTATGGCAACCAATCCCGGACGCATTCACGATTACGAAGGTGTCGACAAGGTTCAAAACACGCCTGCACCGCTCTTCTCGGTCAATACCACATCAGGCACAGCCGCAGAAATGACGCGCTTTTCTATCATCACCGACACGGCGCGCAAGGTGAAAATGGCGATTATCGACTGGCGCATCACACCACTGCTTTCCATCAACGACCCTGAAACGCTCGTCAGCATGCCGAAAGGTTTGACAGCGGCAACTGGCATGGATGCGCTCACACACGCCGTCGAAGCCTTCGTTTCGACTTGGGCAACACCGCTTACTGATGCGAACGCGCTAACTGCTATCAAAATGATTTTCGCCAACTTGCCACGCGCTTACGACAACGGCAACGATATCGAAGCACGCGAAAAGATGGCTTACGCGCAGTATATGGCAGGCGTCGCCTTTAACAATGCAGGGTTGGGCTATGTGCATGCAATGGCACATCAACTTGGCGGATTTTATGACCTGCCACACGGGGTTTGCAACGCTATTCTCTTGCCAGCTGTTGAGGACTTCAACAAGAAGGCTGCTGAAAAACGCTTGGCGATTATTGCCGATGAAATGAAGTTCAGCGAAAGCGGCATGACAAATGCAGACAAAGCCGTCGCGGTGATTGATAAAATCAAGGAACTCAAAGACCGCGTCAATATCCCGAAAGATTTGCGCGCGCTGAATGTCTCGCCGAATGATTTCGAAGAAATGGCGAAATTTGCAATGAAAGACCCATGCGGATTTACAAATCCTGTTCAGCCAACGCTCTCTGAAGTCATTGGCATCTTTGAACATGCCTACGACTACGAACACGCAATGGCGCACTAAGGGTTGAGAAAGCAGTAGTGCTTTAGCTTCTGAACATCCCAAGCCTTCGTGTCTGTATGAGCGGAGGCTTGGGATAAGCTTTTGAATGGAATTTTGTATTTGAACATCAACTTCACAAGCATTTCAAACATAATCCAACGATGGTTAAACGTGTCTCAATTACACCGGAAGCAGAATCAATAGTGAATCAATTAAAAGCTGAGCATGGCGAGTTGCTCTTTCATCAAAGCGGGGGCTGTTGTGATGGCTCGGCGCCGATGTGTTTTTCCGTGAGTGATTATCGAGTGGGTGAAAATGATGTCAAACTCGGCGAGATTGTCGGATGCGCGTTTCTACATGTCGCGTGAGCAATTCGAATACTGGAAGCATACGCAACTGATTATTGATGTGGTGAAGGGACGAGGTGCGAGTTTTTCGCTCGAGATTCCGCTTGGCGTGCGCTTCATTACGCGCTCCCGTATCTTTACAATGGAAGAACTCGCTGAGCTGGAGCGTCAAGAATCAGCTGTTGCTGCATCGTGAAATTTGAGTAAGCCACACATACTAGGCTTATATAGTTTTCAACCTAGCTTTTTTCTTGCCCTAAGAAATTCGCGCAAGGCGAAGTCGAGCG comes from [Chlorobium] sp. 445 and encodes:
- a CDS encoding L-threonine dehydrogenase — translated: MNAAYVFSPNKNIFGRGAIAALASEIKARGAKKVLIVTDEFLAKTELAERIKQYVVSGGATPVLWGKVHPNPTDLNVAEATDVFKSNQCDLIISLGGGSSHDCAKAVAIMATNPGRIHDYEGVDKVQNTPAPLFSVNTTSGTAAEMTRFSIITDTARKVKMAIIDWRITPLLSINDPETLVSMPKGLTAATGMDALTHAVEAFVSTWATPLTDANALTAIKMIFANLPRAYDNGNDIEAREKMAYAQYMAGVAFNNAGLGYVHAMAHQLGGFYDLPHGVCNAILLPAVEDFNKKAAEKRLAIIADEMKFSESGMTNADKAVAVIDKIKELKDRVNIPKDLRALNVSPNDFEEMAKFAMKDPCGFTNPVQPTLSEVIGIFEHAYDYEHAMAH